GTGATTCCACTATATAACAGACTtgaaaaattacagaaataacAGATTATAGTAGTTAGGGGTTAAAGAGGAGGTGGAGTGGAAATGAAGTGGGTGTGGCTACAAAAGGACAAGGGAAGGGTCCTGTGGTGGGGGCAAGTTCTGTCTCCACAGAATCAGTGTCCATGTGCTGGTAGTGGCCTTTCCTATGATTTTGTAACATTTTACTATTAAAGAAGAgtgcggactcattggaaaagaccctgatgctgggaagattgaaggcaaaagaagggggcagcagaggatgagatagtaaAATAGCATCaaattcaatggacgtgaatttgaacaaactccagaagatgttgaaggacagggaagcctggtgcactgcagtccatggggtcacaaagaattggacacgacttagcgactgaacaactactaTTAATGAAAATTGTGCAAAGTTACTGGggaattctcttttttctcaCAATTGCACACGAATTTACAGTTAACtcaaaaagtttaattaaagGTAACTACTGCAAAATAAGCACAGCAACGGACAAGAAATCCCATGTTTAATTCTGAAGATTAAACTTCACTCGGAAACAAAGACGTGCACACAAACACAACAAATGTAACAAGGCAGGTCAGAGAGGAAAGCCGAGAtttctctaaaaacaaaacagagaagaaagagacctgGCTGAATCAGGAGAAAGACCCTCCTCCAGGCTCTGTCAGAGAAACTGGCTGTGTGATTCTGGACCCATCACCTACCCTCCCAGGTTCCTACCAGCTTAACTTCTAGAGACTGCTCAAGCCAGCACGTCTCACTTTTTGGTCTCAGGTCCCAGAAGAGCTTTTGTTTACGTGGATTACAATCGCTGGTATGAATAGTATCAAAagttaaatttttcaaaagacaAGTGGTCCTTCCACACGGCGTAGCGTCGGGAAAACTCCAGGGACACAAGAGAATGAGTGAAAAGGGCAAGGAACAGCTTGGTGTGGCCGAGAACACCTCTGTGGCCCTCCCATGGCTTACTCTGAAATGAGACCAGTAGAGGAGGGACAGAAAACGGAAAACATCAGTCGCATCCGTTCTTTTAACGGACAAGGGCTCCAAGGCGGGGAAAAAAGGCTCCAATCCAAAAGATGTCCACGCTGGGTAAGGTGGGAGGCTTGTGGAGGCCTGGGAGGCCGAGTCCAGTGGGGCGCCCGCCACCAGTCCCGCTCCCGCGCGTTTGGGACCGTTACACAAACCGCCCGCTTCACACTCCACTCTGGGGAGACGGGAAGCCGGGAGGCGCCGCCCGAGGGAGCGGGCGGGAATCGCGGGCCCAGCCGGCAGGGCGGGGGTCCCTGGCCGAGGGCGTAGGGCTGGCGGACTCACCAGGTGCCGCGCCACCTCGGAGGCCATGGTCCGGGCGACTGGGCGGGCGAGGGGCCAGCAAGGCGGCGGCGGGCGGCCGAGCCGCGCGTCCAGCAGCGGAGGGCGGGATggagcggggcggggcgggggcacaGGAGGGAGGAGCGGAGGGGAGGGGTCCCCCGGCCTCAGTGACGTGAGGGGCTGAGCGGGATggcgcggggggcggggcaggTCTGGTCCGGAGGGGAGGAGAGCTGAAGGGCGGGGTCCTGTGGCCTCAGTGATGTGGGGGGCTGAGCGGGATGGCACGGGGAGCAGGAGTCCAGGAGGGAGAGTGGAGGGGTCCAGCAGCCTCCATTGAGCTGGGGGCCCCTGGGCGGGCTGCGAGTCAGGGCTCCCAGACACGTCCTCGAATTGGGTCTGTCACAAGAGTGCCCAGATGTTTTAGAGCAGCGGTCTcgaacctttttggcaccagggaccctTTCATGGAAGATattttcacagatggggaagagGGAAGATGGTTTCGGAATAATTTatgcacacaaatatacacacatatttattgtacactttctattattattatatcagttcCACTTAAGATCATCAGGCACTAGATcctagaggttggggacccctattTTAGAGGATGACCAGTCAGTGCCTGGGAGAGGATGGAGCACAATTGCTAAGTTAGAAAAAGAGGCGGGGAAGAGCGGCCATGGCTCCTCAGACCTTTGGGCGGGGCTGAAGCACTGATTGCGGATAGTACGGGGCCGGAAGTGGGCGTGTCAGGGCGTGTCCTCTGGAGGGAGTGGCCATTGTGGCCAGTGCAGGGGCCGGAAGTGGGTGGGGCCAGACGTGTCCAAGGGAAGGCACTGAATGCAGCCGGTTCGAGGACCCAAAAGAGGTGGGGCGGAGTGGGGCGGGGACAGCGGGAGCGGTAAGGCCGCCTCCGGGGAGGCCGGAAGTGGGTGGGTCCCCCGACGGGGGCGTGTCCGCGGGTGAGGCAGGGGGGCGGTGGCTGTTAGTCCCGCGGCTGCGGCGCGCTAGGAACTTGCGGAGCTCCCGCCGCGTAGGTCCGGAGTCAACCAGGTACGCTATCGAGATGGAGGGACCCGCCGAGTGCAGGGCTCAGGATCGGCAGGCCGAGCTGGAGCAGCCGGTTGGGGGCGCCCTGGGCGGGTCGCCCGAACAGCGCGCCAGCGTCCGCGGCCGCCCCAAGGAGCCAGAGGACGCGGCGGGAGACCGCGCGGACCCCTTCGACCCTGTGGAAGGCACCCCGAGTGCGTCGCTCGGAAGGCGACCCCGCGGTGGCCCGGTGGCGGAAGGTGCGCGGCCCGAAGCGCTGGGCGATGCGCCCCCCACGCCGCGGCCGGGCCGCACCGCGCCCCGGGACCCAGCTGCAGAAGGCTCCCCTCAGCTGCGGCGCGGCCCGGGGGGCGCGGACGGCGCGGCGGCCGAGGAGGAGGGCGCGGGCTCGCTGACGCTGGACCCGCTGGAGCACGCGTGGATGCTGTCAGCCGCCGACGGCCGCTGGGACAGCCTGGAGGGGCTGCTGGCCTGTGAGCCTGGGCTGCTGGCCAAGCGCGACTTCATCACTGGTTTTACCTGCCTGCATTGGGCAGCCAAGCACGGCCGGCAGGAGCTGCTGGCCCTGCTGGTACGCTTCGCGGGCCAGCACCGGTTGCCGGTGAACATCAACGCGCGCACGAGCGGCGGCTACACCGCGCTGCATCTGGCGGCCATGCACGGGCACGTGGAGGTGGTGAAGCTGCTGGTCGGGGCCTACGACGCGGATGTGGACGTCCGCGATTACAGCGGCAGGAAGGCCTCGCAGTACCTGAGCCCGAGCACCGCCGAGGAGATCCGGACGCTGGTGGGCGCCCTGGACGAGGACGAAGGCGAGAGCGCGGCGAGCAGCGGGGGAGGGCGCTGGAGGCTCTCGAGGGTGCTGCCCTCGCACCTCATCTCTGGCAGGCTCTCCcacgctctggaggacagcgggGACCATCACCACCACCTGGCCGAGGGGTTGACTGCGGGCAAAGCGAAGGAGCCGAATCGCAAAGCCTCAGGCAGCTCTAGTGGCCGGATGAAACCCAGACTCAACAAAATCCGCTTCCGAACCCAGATCATCCACACCACACCCTCTTTCAGAGATCCAGAGCAGcctctggaggagggggaggacgaGGAAGAGGACCGATCTCTTAAAGGCCACTCGTCCTCTTTCAAATTGAGACCCAAGTCCAATGTATTTGGgtaaaaatcatttcttttagaAAGTTCTGAGATTTGTTTGTCGTCAGGAATAGGATACTAGGTGTAAACAAGCAAGTGAGACCAGAAAAGACGCTGAAGGCTGCGTTCTTAATCCGAGGGGTCTCCCCAGCAATGTGGCTGCCGTGGCTTTCCAAGTGATTCCTCCAACCTTGACCTCGGCCCCCTGCCCCCTGTAGCCTCTCTGCCCTGGAGTCGCTGTTTTGAAGACCTAGTAATGTATCTAAATCCGGTGCAGAGTTGATGATTGCAGGTTCCTTTGATTTAAACATTGCCGGATGCCATGCAAAGTAAAGAATATTGCACTTTacagtatctttttaaaagtggTTACTCTTCCAAGAGCttccctttgtggctcagctggtaaagaatccaactgcaatgcagaagaccagggttcgatccctgggttgggcaaatccccctggagaagggaaaggctacccactccagtattctggcctggagaattccgtggaccgtatagtccatggggtcccgaagagtcggacacgtatgagcgactctcactttcactttacactctTCCAAGAGCAGCAAGACATGCAAGTAGTAATAAACTGGTGGTATTTGTAAGTGTAAACAAAACTACACACCGCCGTCTGTTTTTACTAATTTCATTTGCTTTAATATACTACTGATGGCCAGGTCAGAGTTTACATGCACAAATACTAATTAGGGAATAATGTGAATACAATTGGGAATTCTGTTGGTACCCTACTtgtaagttgtgttcaactcttcaaAAGCTGTTTCAGCTTTAactactgaactgaagatatgggCAACGTTCACTTTTGAGTTAATCTGTTGGGTGGTTTCCTCTTAACTATCTCTAATACCCCTGCACTCAGTATTAAGGTACATTATTAATaactacagggcttccctgatagctcagttggtaaaaaatccacctgcaatgaggaagccccagtttggttcctgggtggggaagattctctggagaagggataggttaccccctccggtattcttgggcttcctttgtggctcaactgttgaagaatccacctgcaatgccagagacctgggtttgatccctgggttggaaagattccctggagaagggaaaggctaccccactccagtattctggcctggagaattctgtggactgtataatccatggggtctcaaagagtcagtcagactggactgagcaactttcactttagtaaCTACAcaagtttttaagaaaacaattgtAACAACTTATGGTACTTCTAGGAAAATAATTGCCTCTGGTTCTTATTCTCACAAACTTGTTTTGCTCTTGTAAAAGTCTGAATTTTTTGGAGTTTTTGTTCCAGGGCTTATACAACCATTGGCTCTACTTGATATGACCCTCTTTGTGCTTAGAGTTGAATTGCCTACAGAAGCTGTTTTCTGGTTTAGGTGATGAGCAAAAATTGATGTAAATATTAGCTGATGCTTCTATGAAGTAATTATTAAATCAACAATGATTCTCACATAAGGTacactttttgttttctaatgaAATACATTCATAATCTCAATACTTTGTAGCAGTGTTTTGCAAATGTTTAAAATACTAAATCTTTTTAGTTTTCATGTTTCTTTGAGTCTATTAGAGACATAGAGTGAAGGTATTGGGAAGCTGGCTAGTAAATCTACCCAGTTAAAAATAGCACTTtataaaaaagggaaagataataGATGGGACATTTGCTATATTTAAATGCTGCTGGCTATTGAATCCTTTTATATATAAGTGAAAAATATCAGTCGTTGCAATTAAAGACTTAAGTGTACTTGATTACGTTTCATTCAAATATGCTAGGGTGAATGTCTTTACAATTACTGTTCAATTTAATTTAGAAACATATTAAATTCACTTGTAACAGGATTCAAAGCAATTTGAGAGATATCTAATTCCAAAAACTCCTTCTTCCTTGGTCTTTTCTTTGTAAGAAGAAAAAGACAGTTCCTGAAACATGCATTTTGCAGCCTACGGAGATGACGGAGTGAGTTCATAGCTTGCAGAGTGAATGAACCAATACACAAATTGCACACAACTGCAGTGTTTAGATAGTTCTTAGATCTTTAATTTCCCAAATTGTAGAAATTTGTAACAAATTGGTCACACCTCTCTAGATAGTAGTTGAATTTGTTTAAAGGCGAATGAAAAGTATTCATATAAAACAAAGTATTGTCCATTCATAtgcctttagttttgttttaggaTTACGGAAGTGGGCTGTGTacatttgagaagcactgttaTCCATACATTTAGGTAAAAAACAATCTACTtttgtataaattaaaaataggttCCTATCTAGTACAGGATAAGTTGTAATTTGTCACCAAGTCTTAGGCTTACAGACGTGTGAAGCTGAAGTGAGCCATAAAAACACTGCAGAACCAGCTCTACGTTCTCCTGAACAGTGTTAATACCTAAATGTGTAtggttggtttagtcactcaggcatgtctgactgttacaaccccatggactgttgcccgccaggctcctctgtccatggaattttccaggcaagagttctgagTGGGTTGTTGTTAATACCTAATTGCAGAAAATCTATAATTTGCTAGATCTTTAGAAACTGAATCAATGCCTAACTTGCTTTTCACTTTAAAGATTTTAACTTTTCTGATAAAATGtactttaaagtttgaaaaatcaTTCCTGGGGGAACAATTTCTAGCATTCCTTGTCATGAGGTACTTGTGTGCAGTAAGTACAGCATTTTCAGCTGCTTAACtctgttcctctttttttttttttctgtaatttccaAATTGAGATTATGAAAAGCAAGTGATTTATATAGTTTGGTATTTGTGGAGTTATGCCTACCATTAATGGAAATATGTATGTCAGTAACTCAGAGGTTGTTGAGATGAAACTGGTTAGGAAATCCAGGCATGtccatgtgcttcttccagttgcAGCGGAGACTAATGAGCCTGTCACAGCCCCCGTTACTGTTACAGTGTACAAAGTGCAGCTGGCTTATCCACCCTGGACACATGGTGCTATTTTATTCATGTCTGAAATCTTGGCATCCGGAAGGGCTTGtctcttatttttcaaataaatgaaactttGGGAGTTCAGAAAGTAAAATCTATGAAGTTTGTTTTGTCAGAATAAAAGATTCACACTAGATTTTCCCTCTGAATTGTCTAAATCGCTGTAGTCTTTTATCTTTTGTAATTTTATGGTGTTTTACATTTCATACAGTGCTTGTTCAAGTTTCCATCTGTTCTTTTTCTGTCCCTTAAGTCACTGCCCATATATCCCTAATTACAGGTGAGGGGATGAAAGTTGGTGCTGTTCAGCACAAAGCAATGGCAAAAGGACCTCAAGACTCAGCGCTCTTCCGCAGCATTTATCTCTTCTGCACTTTGAATTGCTAAGTTTTGGCCAAAGTGCTCTGGTTGGGCATGAGTGGTGGAGGATTAAGCTAGAGGAGAGGGTCATACCTTTACCTTAAAAAATGTGAACAAAGGGACCAACAGGGATTAGTTTCTAAAACATAATGCATGGCTCatgcagctctctctctctctctatatatatatatatacacacacacacacacatatatataaaacaataagaaatggatggaagacatacaaatggccaaaaagcacatgaaaagatgctcactgtcactaattattagagaaatctaaatcaaaaccacaatgaggtgtcacctcacaccaatcagaatggccatcattaaaaaatccacAAGCAAATACTGGAaagcgtgtggagaaaaggaagccctcctacactgctggtggcagTGTAACTTACAGCCAGGATGGAGGTTccataaaaaacttaaaaatagagctaccatatgatcctacaatcccaccactgggcacGTATCCAGAGAAGAACATGGTTTGAAAGGAtaatgtactccagtgttcatagcagcactgtttacaatagccaggacatggaagcagcataaatgtccattggcagaggaatagataaagaagatatggtatatatatgcaatgggatattactcagccattgaaggagtgaaataatgccatttgcagcaacatggttggacctggagattatcatactgaatgaagtaattcagagaaagataaatatatgctgtcacttgtatgtggaatcttgaaAGTGGTACAGATggacctatttacaaaacagagacagatgtagaaaacaaatttatggttaccaaaggggaaaaggggaagaataaattgggagattgggattgacataaactgctatatataaaacaggtaataaGAACCtattctatagcacagggaactctgctcagtgctctgcagtggcccatatggggaaagaatctaaaatacgggatacatgtgtgtgtataactgaatcactttggggtacacttgaaactaacacaacattgtaaatcaattatactcaaaaattaattaaaaaaaaacaacctatgaCTCTTGCACAAACCAGCTACCATAAACCCTTCATATCCAGACAGAAGCTTAAGAAAGAAGGGAATGCCTTTTTCCATTCTCTTCAATATCCATCAAGCATTggacattaattaattaatttcctcATCAAGGTTGCCCTTGATCTTTGTTTTGAGGAAGTTCAGCAGATACAAAGTGTCATGAATCCTTGCTGTTAACTTGCTCATAGCTCCCTGTAGGAAGATCCTGCTACCTTTGCTGCTGGAACTTAGTGTTGTTGCTGATGTTTTGTGACAACGTATAAAACAAGGTTTCTATTTCTAGAATAACTTCTTTCCTTAGAAGTGTGTATCTTAAAAGGGCTCATTGATGAGTTCCTGTGAACATATCTGTAATTTTTCCTAgtgaaagatattttttattttgctaaataCATGGTATTTAGTTTAATTAatatttagtttcttttaaattaatcctGAAAGTACTCTGGGAATTTGCTGCAAACCATTGTTCCTTCAGTGATGAGTCACATAGTTACAATTTGAGGGCTAGAAAGTGACCCTTTGTGAACCTGTTTTTCAAGATATGGCAGCAGTTGTT
This region of Ovis canadensis isolate MfBH-ARS-UI-01 breed Bighorn chromosome 3, ARS-UI_OviCan_v2, whole genome shotgun sequence genomic DNA includes:
- the SOWAHC gene encoding ankyrin repeat domain-containing protein SOWAHC, with product MEGPAECRAQDRQAELEQPVGGALGGSPEQRASVRGRPKEPEDAAGDRADPFDPVEGTPSASLGRRPRGGPVAEGARPEALGDAPPTPRPGRTAPRDPAAEGSPQLRRGPGGADGAAAEEEGAGSLTLDPLEHAWMLSAADGRWDSLEGLLACEPGLLAKRDFITGFTCLHWAAKHGRQELLALLVRFAGQHRLPVNINARTSGGYTALHLAAMHGHVEVVKLLVGAYDADVDVRDYSGRKASQYLSPSTAEEIRTLVGALDEDEGESAASSGGGRWRLSRVLPSHLISGRLSHALEDSGDHHHHLAEGLTAGKAKEPNRKASGSSSGRMKPRLNKIRFRTQIIHTTPSFRDPEQPLEEGEDEEEDRSLKGHSSSFKLRPKSNVFG